A DNA window from Bos indicus x Bos taurus breed Angus x Brahman F1 hybrid chromosome 16, Bos_hybrid_MaternalHap_v2.0, whole genome shotgun sequence contains the following coding sequences:
- the LOC113906723 gene encoding tyrosine-protein phosphatase non-receptor type 11-like isoform X2, translating into MTSRRWFHPNISGVEAEQLLMSSGQHGSFLARPSKSCPGGFTLSVRRHNEVTHIKIQNTGDYYDLYGGEKFATLAELVQHYTGQHGGLLRERGGAPVELRHPLGCQDPTSERWYHGHLSGKEAEKLLMEKGRPGSFLVRESQSKPGDFVLSVLTQQLDRVDRQPRVTHIMIHFQPDGKYDVGGGEQFDTLGDLVERYRKNPMVERSGVVVHLRQPLKATRISAASIESRVQELSEATDASEKAKQGFWEEFEMLQQQECRLLYPRKEGQRPENKPKNRYKNILPFDTTRVILHDVDDRVPGADYINANYIRSDPEEKPGHGLGKVYIATQGCLPTTVAAFWAMVHQENTHVIVMTTREVERGRNKCFRYWPELHGSQEYGHLHVCNMAEHWAQGYCVRELQVWRPDQEESPHTVKHYQYFSWPDHGVPAEPTGVLSFLEEVNRTHSSIPGAGPMVVHCSAGIGRTGTIIVIDILVDVIRRQGLDCDIDVPKTIQLVRRQRSGMVQTEAQYKFVYLALQRYIQGEQLRLRKPVGAGPGRGGACAGVTMVTRGPSPQRERQEERGSLNLGVSPVDPGCSPGPAPSRAPAATREAPRHEYENLQGLEP; encoded by the exons ATGACCTCGCGCAG GTGGTTTCACCCCAACATCAGTGGAGTTGAGGCTGAGCAGCTACTCATGTCCAGTGGCCAGCACGGAAGCTTCCTGGCAAGACCCAGCAAGAGCTGCCCCGGGGGCTTCACACTGTCTGTCAG GCGCCATAATGAGGTGACTCACATCAAGATCCAGAACACAGGTGACTACTACGATCTGTATGGAGGGGAGAAGTTCGCGACGCTGGCTGAGCTGGTACAGCACTACACAGGCCAGCATGGGGGGCTGCTCCGAGAGCGTGGCGGGGCCCCCGTGGAGCTCCGGCACCCGCTGGGCTGCCAGGACCCCACGTCGGAACG GTGGTATCATGGGCATCTGTCTGGTAAGGAGGCTGAGAAGTTGCTGATGGAGAAAGGGCGTCCAGGCAGCTTCCTGGTTCGGGAGAGTCAGAGCAAACCTGGGGACTTTGTGCTGTCAGTGCTCACACAGCAGCTGGACAGGGTGGACCGCCAGCCGCGTGTCACCCACATCATGATCCACTTCCAG CCAGATGGGAAGTACGACGTGGGAGGTGGTGAGCAGTTCGACACCCTTGGAGATCTGGTGGAGCGCTACAGGAAGAACCCCATGGTGGAGAGGTCAGGGGTTGTGGTGCATCTTCGGCAG CCCCTCAAGGCCACGAGAATCAGCGCTGCAAGCATTGAGAGCCGTGTGCAGGAGCTCAGCGAGGCCACGGATGCCAGCGAGAAGGCCAAGCAGGGCTTCTGGGAGGAGTTCGAG ATGCTGCAGCAGCAGGAATGCCGGCTCCTGTACCCCCGGAAGGAAGGCCAGCGGCCGGAGAACAAGCCCAAGAATCGATACAAGAACATCCTTCCCt TTGATACCACTCGTGTCATCCTTCATGATGTGGATGACAGAGTGCCTGGAGCCGACTACATCAATGCCAACTACATCAGG AGTGACCCAGAGGAGAAGCCAGGCCATGGACTGGGCAAGGTGTACATCGCCACCCAGGGCTGTCTGCCGACTACAGTGGCTGCTTTCTGGGCCATGGTGCACCAGGAGAACACACATGTCATCGTCATGACCACCAGGGAGGTGGAGCGAGGCCGG aacaAGTGTTTCCGATACTGGCCAGAGCTGCACGGCAGCCAAGAGTACGGCCACCTTCACGTGTGCAACATGGCTGAGCACTGGGCCCAGGGCTATTGTGTGCGGGAGCTGCAGGTGTGGAGGCCAGACCAG GAGGAGTCGCCACACACAGTGAAACACTACCAGTACTTCAGTTGGCCGGACCACGGCGTCCCGGCCGAGCCCACCGGCGTCCttagcttcctggaagaggtgaacCGGACCCACAGCAGCATACCGGGGGCCGGACCCATGGTAGTCCATTGCAG CGCTGGCATCGGACGCACTGGCACCATCATTGTGATTGACATCCTGGTGGACGTCATTCGCAGGCAGG GGTTAGACTGCGACATCGACGTCCCCAAGACGATCCAACTGGTGCGGCGGCAGCGCTCGGGGATGGTGCAGACCGAGGCGCAGTACAAGTTCGTGTACCTAGCGCTGCAGCGGTACATCCAGGGCGAACAGCTGCGCCTCCGCAAGCCtgtgggggcggggccgggccggggcggAGCCTGCGCTGGCGTCACCATGGTGACCAGGGGCCCCTCCCCTCAGCGCGAGCGGCAGGAGGAGCGCGGCTCGCTGAACCTGGGCGTCTCGCCCGTCGACCCCGGCTGTAGCCCCGGACCCGCGCCGTCCCGGGCGCCGGCGGC GACCCGGGAGGCCCCCCGCCACGAATATGAGAACCTGCAGGGCCTAGAGCCGTGA
- the LOC113906723 gene encoding tyrosine-protein phosphatase non-receptor type 11-like isoform X1 — MTSRRWFHPNISGVEAEQLLMSSGQHGSFLARPSKSCPGGFTLSVRRHNEVTHIKIQNTGDYYDLYGGEKFATLAELVQHYTGQHGGLLRERGGAPVELRHPLGCQDPTSERWYHGHLSGKEAEKLLMEKGRPGSFLVRESQSKPGDFVLSVLTQQLDRVDRQPRVTHIMIHFQPDGKYDVGGGEQFDTLGDLVERYRKNPMVERSGVVVHLRQPLKATRISAASIESRVQELSEATDASEKAKQGFWEEFEVSACCPLPPFRLPSSGLWQGPAEGCGSGRVWRVLRALGPQAKAPLLQMLQQQECRLLYPRKEGQRPENKPKNRYKNILPFDTTRVILHDVDDRVPGADYINANYIRSDPEEKPGHGLGKVYIATQGCLPTTVAAFWAMVHQENTHVIVMTTREVERGRNKCFRYWPELHGSQEYGHLHVCNMAEHWAQGYCVRELQVWRPDQEESPHTVKHYQYFSWPDHGVPAEPTGVLSFLEEVNRTHSSIPGAGPMVVHCSAGIGRTGTIIVIDILVDVIRRQGLDCDIDVPKTIQLVRRQRSGMVQTEAQYKFVYLALQRYIQGEQLRLRKPVGAGPGRGGACAGVTMVTRGPSPQRERQEERGSLNLGVSPVDPGCSPGPAPSRAPAATREAPRHEYENLQGLEP, encoded by the exons ATGACCTCGCGCAG GTGGTTTCACCCCAACATCAGTGGAGTTGAGGCTGAGCAGCTACTCATGTCCAGTGGCCAGCACGGAAGCTTCCTGGCAAGACCCAGCAAGAGCTGCCCCGGGGGCTTCACACTGTCTGTCAG GCGCCATAATGAGGTGACTCACATCAAGATCCAGAACACAGGTGACTACTACGATCTGTATGGAGGGGAGAAGTTCGCGACGCTGGCTGAGCTGGTACAGCACTACACAGGCCAGCATGGGGGGCTGCTCCGAGAGCGTGGCGGGGCCCCCGTGGAGCTCCGGCACCCGCTGGGCTGCCAGGACCCCACGTCGGAACG GTGGTATCATGGGCATCTGTCTGGTAAGGAGGCTGAGAAGTTGCTGATGGAGAAAGGGCGTCCAGGCAGCTTCCTGGTTCGGGAGAGTCAGAGCAAACCTGGGGACTTTGTGCTGTCAGTGCTCACACAGCAGCTGGACAGGGTGGACCGCCAGCCGCGTGTCACCCACATCATGATCCACTTCCAG CCAGATGGGAAGTACGACGTGGGAGGTGGTGAGCAGTTCGACACCCTTGGAGATCTGGTGGAGCGCTACAGGAAGAACCCCATGGTGGAGAGGTCAGGGGTTGTGGTGCATCTTCGGCAG CCCCTCAAGGCCACGAGAATCAGCGCTGCAAGCATTGAGAGCCGTGTGCAGGAGCTCAGCGAGGCCACGGATGCCAGCGAGAAGGCCAAGCAGGGCTTCTGGGAGGAGTTCGAGGTGTCGGCCTGCTGCCCACTGCCCCCCTTCAGACTCCCGTCCTCTGGGCTGTGGCAAGGGCCAGCAGAGGGGTGTGGGTCAGGGCGTGTATGGCGGGTGTTGAGGGCTCTGGGGCCACAGGCTAAAGCCCCACTCCTCCAGATGCTGCAGCAGCAGGAATGCCGGCTCCTGTACCCCCGGAAGGAAGGCCAGCGGCCGGAGAACAAGCCCAAGAATCGATACAAGAACATCCTTCCCt TTGATACCACTCGTGTCATCCTTCATGATGTGGATGACAGAGTGCCTGGAGCCGACTACATCAATGCCAACTACATCAGG AGTGACCCAGAGGAGAAGCCAGGCCATGGACTGGGCAAGGTGTACATCGCCACCCAGGGCTGTCTGCCGACTACAGTGGCTGCTTTCTGGGCCATGGTGCACCAGGAGAACACACATGTCATCGTCATGACCACCAGGGAGGTGGAGCGAGGCCGG aacaAGTGTTTCCGATACTGGCCAGAGCTGCACGGCAGCCAAGAGTACGGCCACCTTCACGTGTGCAACATGGCTGAGCACTGGGCCCAGGGCTATTGTGTGCGGGAGCTGCAGGTGTGGAGGCCAGACCAG GAGGAGTCGCCACACACAGTGAAACACTACCAGTACTTCAGTTGGCCGGACCACGGCGTCCCGGCCGAGCCCACCGGCGTCCttagcttcctggaagaggtgaacCGGACCCACAGCAGCATACCGGGGGCCGGACCCATGGTAGTCCATTGCAG CGCTGGCATCGGACGCACTGGCACCATCATTGTGATTGACATCCTGGTGGACGTCATTCGCAGGCAGG GGTTAGACTGCGACATCGACGTCCCCAAGACGATCCAACTGGTGCGGCGGCAGCGCTCGGGGATGGTGCAGACCGAGGCGCAGTACAAGTTCGTGTACCTAGCGCTGCAGCGGTACATCCAGGGCGAACAGCTGCGCCTCCGCAAGCCtgtgggggcggggccgggccggggcggAGCCTGCGCTGGCGTCACCATGGTGACCAGGGGCCCCTCCCCTCAGCGCGAGCGGCAGGAGGAGCGCGGCTCGCTGAACCTGGGCGTCTCGCCCGTCGACCCCGGCTGTAGCCCCGGACCCGCGCCGTCCCGGGCGCCGGCGGC GACCCGGGAGGCCCCCCGCCACGAATATGAGAACCTGCAGGGCCTAGAGCCGTGA